The following are encoded in a window of Rhinolophus sinicus isolate RSC01 linkage group LG12, ASM3656204v1, whole genome shotgun sequence genomic DNA:
- the GPATCH2 gene encoding G patch domain-containing protein 2 isoform X2: MFGAAGRPPIGAPAAGNSWHFSRTMEELVHDLVSALEESSEQARGGFAETGDHSRSISCPLKRQARKRRGRKRRSYNVHHPWETGHCLSEGSDSSLEEPSKDYRENHNNNKKDHSDSDDQMLVAKRRPSSNLNNNVRGKRPLWHESDFAMDNLGNRTLRRRRKVKRMAVDLPQDISSKRTMTQPPEGCRDQDMDSDRACHYQEFTKNKVKKRKLKIIRQGPKIQDEGVVLESEEINQTSKDKMEYEEQKISDELMSESDSSSLSSTDAGLFTNDEGRQGDDEQSDWFYEKESGGACGITGVVPWWEKEDPTELDKNLPDPVFESILTGSFPLMSHPGRRGFQARLSRLHGMPPKNIKKSGGTPASMATNWTSEIPL; encoded by the exons gCATTTCAGTCGAACCATGGAAGAACTGGTTCATGATCTTGTCTCAGCGTTGGAGGAGAGCTCAGAGCAAGCTCGAGGTGGATTTGCTGAAACGGGAGACCATTCTCGAAGCATATCGTGCCCTCTGAAACGCCAGgcaaggaaaaggagaggaagaaaacgGAGGTCGTATAATGTTCACCACCCATGGGAGACCGGTCACTGCTTAAGTGAGGGCTCTGATTCTAGTTTAGAAGAACCCAGCAAAGACTACAGAGAGAATCACAATAACAACAAGAAAGATCATAGTGACTCTGATGACCAAATGCTAGTGGCCAAGCGCCGGCCATCGTCAAACTTAAACAACAATGTCCGTGGGAAACGACCTCTGTGGCATGAGTCCGATTTTGCCATGGACAACCTTGGGAACAGGACTCTGCGCAGGAGGAGGAAGGTGAAACGCATGGCAGTCGACCTCCCGCAGGACATCTCCAGCAAACGGACGATGACACAGCCCCCTGAAGGTTGTAGAGATCAGGACATGGACAGTGATCGAGCTTGCCACTATCAAGAGTTCACCAAGAACAAggtcaagaaaaggaaactgaaaatcattAGGCAAGGACCCAAAATCCAAGATGAAGGAGTAGTTTTAGAAAGTGAGGAAATAAACCAGACCAGTAAAGACAAAATGGAGTATGAAGAGCAAAAAATCTCCGATGAGCTCATGAGTGAAAG TGATTCCAGCAGTCTCAGCAGCACTGATGCTGGCTTGTTTACCAATGATGAGGGAAGACAAG GTGATGATGAGCAGAGTGACTGGTTTTATGAAAAGGAGTCAGGGGGAGCGTGTGGCATCACTGGAGTCGTGCCGTGGTGGGAAAAGGAAGACCCCACCGAGCTAGACAAAAATTTACCAGATCCCGTCTTTGAAAGTATCTTAACTGGTTCTTTCCCCCTTATGTCGCATCCCGGAAGAAGAG GTTTCCAAGCTAGACTCAGTCGCCTTCATGGAATGCCTcccaagaatattaaaaaatctgGAGGGACCCCTGCTTCAATG GCTACAAACTGGACCAGTGAGATTCCCCTATAA